Within the Medicago truncatula cultivar Jemalong A17 chromosome 4, MtrunA17r5.0-ANR, whole genome shotgun sequence genome, the region CATTTAATTTTCTAGCTAAACCCTTTTTTTATTAGCAATTTTCTAGCTAAAAcctttttttatgagaaaaacaGTCAATTATTGGAGCCAAGTCCTTTCAAGAAATACCACATTGAATTTGAAGCTTCAACTACTCCATTTGTCCcttatcatcaattttttatattacctagttcttcaatataatttttttccctcAAAATTTTACATGtattaatgattttgtttttgcaaaATTTCCCTAtttattttaccattgaaatttgttaaagaaaaaaagatctCTTCTATGATATTAATAATTCTAGGGGtaattatgaaaaattacaactaatttTCTTAATATCCATTTATAAATGAGTTTTATAGTAAAGACAGGGGAGCATATTactaattttcttaataattctaGGCGTTAGCCTCTTTCCTTTTgtctgttttgtttttttttttttctattttgtttttagccttgtagccaaaaaaaatattactagaTTTATGCAACTTTTACTTTAAAGAACTATTTCTTCCTGTTGCATCAGAGCGACTTTAGATGGTATCAACCATTATGGAGAGACTTTTGCATCCAACTTGGATGTTAGCTCTCTTCATGATACGACCTTGTTAAATGAAGGATTTTGTGAGCACAAGTAGAGTTGCACTTGATTACGTTAAGTTATTTTCCATTTCTAATTTTACggttcaatttattttctttcttgaatttacgatttttattttctttttccaacaTTGTGCAAGTTGCTATGCCAACATTGGTTATATATGATGTAACGTTGAACCAATtctaatatgataaataataataaggtTTCGCTTTCTTCTCAAATTTCTCTTCACTTTTCTCTCTATAAGTTGACACTCCCTCGAAGAGTGCCCGTTTCTTCACTCTAAGATAATTAGAGAGTATGAGTTCActatatgatgattatggacaaGAAACAACAAAACCTAGAAGTTTTTGCAGCAGTTTTAGTGTAGACCATGGTTTTTTTCCCTCATATAAGATGGAAACTTGGCTTTTGTTCTCAACCATGGAATTACAATGTTACAATATTTTTGTTGGCCACTGACTTGCCTTTTTTTCAGAAAGTGCTCATAATATTACAATAAAATGAGTGGAGGTAGTATTTAATTGTGAATTATAATGGTGCACAGGTGGCTCAAATTGTGATGTAGTAAAGCCCAATTTGGAGCTTTCACCAAATTCCATGAAAATTGACATCATTTAATTATGGCAATTATATTATACTGCATGACCTAAAAAAGTACCATAACGAAGGAGGAATGAATGTGTGAATATTCGAACTTGTACCCTTTGAGggatttcttgcattttatttttgtgtgtatGTAAGTGATCCACTAAGTAAATACTTCATAGTAATACGCCACAGCTAAATTGggaaagaaattaattaagacCACTAGCAATGACATATTCTATAGTAGATCCTTGAGCATgtatatcattttgtttttaaaatggcCAATAGCACAAATGAACAAAAGCAAATTAAAGTTGCACTAATACTTGGTTAGTGACCTTATTTTGACTAATACCATttgtacaaattaaattaagaaatcTCTTACACCACTTAAAATAACCTCATAGAACACTCTAAACATTGTTGTTGTCTTTTAATGATGGTCATTCTGACGCCTTAAAAGAACATTGTAACTTTTCTTTATTTACGAAGGTACAGTAAATAATGTAAACTTCAAAATATCACGTTCGATTCCTATTGATTAAAAAAGACTAAGGTAGTGGTTTTTCCCTCTTGCCTATTTAACAAGAAAACTAGAGCATTACTAGGTAggatttaaaaatttgaagtcCAAAACATTTCAACAAGTGCTACTTTTAAATGCTTGACCAATGACTATTAGAGAAGAATCTTCGTATCCCTATAACTTAGTCTCATAGTAATAATCAAAGGTCGCTGGAATTTGGAATCAAATCTTGGGCACATGCATAACATAAGAAAGTGCAAAAGCACTCTCAATATGGAGTCCACCCAACAAAAAGAAATGGTTAAAAATTCTATATGGTTACAAAGAATTGAGAAAAGTTTTTAGGAGTTGGTCATTTTCAGTTAGTGGCATAATGTTCTACCTTTCAAACTAGACATTAGTGTCTTAGTGCtttcctcaaaaaaaagaaaaaactgtgTAGTGCTTAGTGACATTCtttaaaattgacaaatatGTAAATAAATTCTTCTAGTTTTTGGTTTGTCCTAAACATAAAATTCTCTCTGCTTTTTCTTCTGTCTACTATAGGGAAAAAAAGATATTGAATCACTTACTTGTCTCCACAAACATTCTTAATATAGTGTCCCTTTGTCTTTAGATCAAAAACATTCCACTAAGTTTCAAAGCATCGAGGATATTCTTGGTATTAGGTAGACACGTAACATATGTAAACAAGTATATCCAGAAGAATAAACTTGACAAAACCTTGCTTAATGGCAAGAAATTATCAATTGTGATGGacaaatttaatgtttttatcaCTAAAAGCATATAAAGAGATAGAATAATGATGGTATTATGACAACATATGTTATTGGctttaaatactttaaattacttttttgaagttttttaacgaagtttcaacaaaaagaaaataagtgaTTAAAACTTTCTTCTACTTTAAATTATTGTGATTAATGCATATCATATGAAATAGACCTACTTCAAATGAGAGAGTAAACAAAATGGCTAGCTAGCCTAGAACAAGTAAACATACTAGTACTAGTATTGATAACACATGAAACTCACTAGAAGAAAGACAcgtttaatttttctatttctctttgttacatttttatttttatttggaacATATTATAGATCATCTTCTTACTTGATGTACAATCAAAAAATaagagaagaattttttttatctttttttttttttttatatatctttttatcCTATTAAACGATTGACGAccatttcatatttttacttttttttcttcaccttttttcttaattcatttttttcaaaatccaaaacaaatgaAATAGCACAATATACACAATTCTTCAAGAAAAAAGATGAAACTATAATATACATATAACATATAATAAAAGAttaatttaacctaaaaaatgttgatttacAAAAGTGGTGGCTAGAAGTTAACCCAGATAGAAATTAAAATAGGAAACAGCAAAACATCTTTAAATTAATCCACAAACCGCCACATCATGGTTTGATACAACTCAAGTAGAGTTTATTGTGACTTGACTTAATGAGACCAAACAATTTCTTGGTTCAATGTGTTAATAATTATGTATTGGATTTAATTGAAATCAAGCCACATCGTAAAAAGAATTACACtatcaattttaatcataattGCTGGACTTGGACCACTAAAAATATAatactttcttcaaaaaaaatatataaaatataatactttaattatatatatagacacattGTGATAAGTTgacaatgttaaaaaatttaattagtatatcaaaattaatttcttCGGTAATTATGTTATTGGTGCGGAGTATCTTAAGCTGATGATTAATCTCTATTAGAAAACTGACTCGCTATTTTTAATGGGATTCTGCTCccaactactttttttttttcattcaactcAAATATGAGGCACTACGGCAAATATCTGGTCCAATTCGACTTCGACCAACTTAACAACTCAAATATGAGGACTACGGCAAATATCTAGTCCAATTTGACTTCGACCAACTTAATGTTCTTAGgttaataattatatatcaaACAATTGCAtgagagagaaaaggaaaacTATTATTCTCAAAAGGAAATTTCATTTCACGATTGCTAAGCATTACTCCCTCGGAAtgaattataagcaaaattaattcatatttatcgAAGGGGATTGCGTAACTCTACTGGCTTCAGCAGAGGGATTAAAGGAGTGTATGAGTTAAAAGTTCAAGTTTCAAGTCCTagcaatgaaaaaaaatactaacataacaattaacatactacCACACCTTAAAAGACTATTCAAGAACTTCACTCGCCTCGATGGCTCGCTCGGCCCAAGCATCCTCATGACCCGGACAGTGGAGCCATGTTTCTTGCAAGTTAAGTCTCCACCGGCCTTGGGCAAGGTTTGAGGAACAATTAGCCGCCCACAATTATAGGATACAGCTACAGACTAAATTACACATTAAAAATTAGGACATTTTGTGTGAAAGTTAAAGAGGGCAAAAGTGTAAATAAACACTAACTGTCTCCTAGTCGTTTGAGTCAGATACTATTTAGTATATTCTTTTCTGTTGGTAGGTTTAAATAGTCACCCTATTTATGAGTAAGTGTAAGAAAAAGGCTTCATTCACTATACAAACACTGAAGCCTTAGCATTTCAAAAAGAGTGTCTCCTCCTCCTTGTAATGGTTCCAAAGCTTGGTGGTGATGTTGAAGATGGTGGAACTGGAATTGGAACTAAGCCTATTTGAACAACACCTATTTCTTCCTTCTTCAAATATTTACCCTTAACAAATTcttggtagtttttttttttaagctaacAGCAAATGATGGAGTTTCTTTGGTGCATACCTTTACTAGCTTATGCTGGTCCAACCATTTCAGAGGTGCATATCATATGGTTCTTGCTTTCCATTTCCACTGCAAATTTATCCTGTTTTCTTTTAACTttggtttatttgtttttagagATTAATAGATTCATTCTAATGCTATGTATAGTTTGGTACTTGATAGTTGTGGATTCAACAAAGTTGATTTCCATATAACATGATTATGTTAGAAGAAGCAATTCCATAAAAATTCCAAGGTTTTGAATAAAATCTAAAGGCATGTTTTTGGGATTTTGTTTCCAACTAAAGCAACAAAAATTTTATCAATCTTTTTCATGAGACTTGTGGTGCAAAATACCTATTAGTTCTTCACTATGATGTCCTAACAAAGCTGGTTTCGagaatagattttatattaaattataatattgaTCTGCATGCATCttaatttattcttttgtttcagGTTCAATAGAAATGATGTGGTTATTGAAGCCCTTTTGCCTACTTGCTGTGAATCAAGAAGCAGAATATATTTCTGTTGAATGGCTAAGAATTCCTGATTAAATATTAGCCATTCTCCCTTGGCACCAAGTAGACCTGATAGAGTTTTAGGCTTTGTAGTGTGGGCAAATTTCCTTTGGCAATCTCGGAAAAGGAAAATTTCATTCCTTTCTGCTATTCATGTATGTTTTAAGATTCCTGTGTACTGGACAAATCTCCTTTGGCAAAAGTTACTGAATTTCCTTTGGTTGGATTCAGGTAGTAAAAGTATATGAGAAACATTTTTTccttatgttataaaatattatcattCAGAAGTAACTATTGGAACTCCACCTATTCTGGAGGCAAATCTCCTTTGGCATCTTTTAATTATCTTCTACTGCTTCATCTAACACTAGAAATTTTCCTTCCATCAAGCTACCCCGTGAAACcgagaaaaaaaaagacagaaaaATCATCTCATAATTTTAGCTACTAGCTGGTTTATATTTGTTGTTTGAAGTGTTTCGTTCTGTGAAATATTTCATTCGCAATTGGGCATATCTCCTTTGGCACTTTGGAGTCCTTGATTGATTCCTATTATCCTGGCGGGCAAATCTTCTTTGGCATCAGATCTCTGGTTTCAGTAGTTGAGATAATCTTCCGGAGATACTGAATATCTgtgacaaaaaaatttaatcaatcataaatatatatttgtattataCACATCTATCCATTGAAGCTATCATCAGCATACTTGTTGCGATCACTGTACAGACACTGCAGTTTGATACTTCAATTTGCTTGAGAAGGTAAGCATGTTCTTGAATCCTTATTTACTTCTAATATTCATCTATATGTATGTTAAAATTTTGTCAGCCATTCTAAACTATGCAtatcatcaattttaaataaggAAAATAGATTACTAATTGTTTCACGCGTAGCTCTCGTTCACTGTACATGGACTAGTTTCTTCTCTATTGCTGCGTCGGCGTGATactttattgtaatttttatgACGTTACTATCAAAATATTGTGACAGGCATATAATTGATGGATGCTATGAGTAGTGATTCGGAATGGGAGACTTCCAGTGACAGCAGCAGTAGTGAGGATCAAGaagaaattgattttcaatatgGTGGTCAAGCTCAGAACATATTATCAAGTTTAGAGGAAAGCATTGGGAAGATTGATGATTTTCTCTCATTTGAGAGAACTTTTGTTCATGGTGATGTGGTCTGCTCCGTGTCAGATCCAACTGGACAGATGGGAAGGGTGACAAGTGTTGATTTGTTTGTGGACTTGGAGAATGAGAAAGGAAAGTTACTAAAAAATGTAAACTCGGACAAACTTTCGAAGATTCGGTCCATTTCAGAAGGCGATTATGTAACTAAGGGGCCATGGCTCGGTCGGGCTCAAAGGGTTGTGGACAAAGTTACTGTATTGTTTGACGATGGAGCTAAATCTGACATCATTGCCTTAGAAAGAGAAAAGGTTTTACCATTGACTCGTAAATTTCCAGAAGATTCACAGTGTCCATACTATCCAGGGCAGAGAGTAAAGGTTAAGTCCTCCAACGCTTCTAAATCAGCAGGATGGCTATGTGGAACTTGGAGAGACAATCAAGATGAAGGAACTGTTTGTGCTGTTGATGCAAGTTTGGTGTGTGTTAACTGGCTCGCTTCTGTTCTTTCGGGTAGCAATTTGGCTGTGGATGCTCCACCAGGCTGGCAAGATTCCAAAAACCTGACCGTGTTGTCGTGCTTTTCATACACAAACTGGCAGCTTGGTGACTGGTGCATGGTTGCAGACCAAGAGGAACAGACTGTTCAACATGCACCCACAGGAAGTCTTACCATGGAGCATAGTATGACAAGAGGGTGTAAGAGTCAGGGAAGAAACCTTATTAACTCTTGTATTGgggaattttttataattgggAAGATAAAGACCAAAGTTGACATTTTGTGGCAAAATGGTGAACATAGTTTGGGATTAGATCCAGAGAGTTTACTCCCGGTGAATGTTATAAACACACATGAATTTTGGCCTCATCAGTTTGTGCTGGAAAAAGGTGTTTCTTACGATCCACTTAAGCCTAGCAGTAAAAGATGGGGTGTTGTCCAATGTGTGGATGCGAAGGAGCATACTGTAAAGGTACAATGGAAAACTGTTTCCATGTCCAAACCGAATAGTTTGGATGGAGACAAAATGGAGGAAACTGTGAGTGCCTACGAACTAGTTGAGCACCCAGATTACTCCTGTTTTTATGGTGATATTATGTTCAAGGCGGCTCAAAAACAATTTGGTTACCAAGCTGATAAAGAAACAGAAAAGTCGGGTAATGACATGAATGCAGAGGCTGCTCTTAAAAATGGGAACCAAATGAATTATCAAGATGACTTCCCTGATGACTGTTACCTGCGCTGTGTTGGCACTGTTATTGGTTTCAAAGATGGTGATGTGGAGGTGAAATTGGCTACTGGTTTCACAACCAAGGTATGCCATGATTTTCTGTAAATATAGTGTAGTTACGTAAATATGTGTCCACTTATAGTCAAAGTatggatttaatttttttttacaagagtaAAGTATGGATTTGATGGTAATGGTAACATAATATTAGAACCATGGAACTTGCATTGCTTATCATACATTCATATTGAATGATCCTACTGAACTGGGATTGCACCAATGTTGTCTTATTTCTATTGTGTGTTTCTGCATTAATTTGTATCTTTTCATGTGAAGTAatgtatgaatgatatttttttcccaACAGGTTGCGCCTTATGAAATTTTTCGGATCGATAAACACGAAGGCACAACTGTAACCCCTGCTCCTCAAGAGATGATTGAACGCGGAAGTCAACCTTCTGACAAGAAGGGAAAGGTGAGAGCAATATCTTTTCCGTTTGTTCTGCATCTCAGTGTACATTCATATGTGATATGTGTGTATACTTGTATATTATCTACCTGCTATATGTCAGACACAGAAGTCTCAGCTTGGAAACTATAATCAAAAGACAGGTTAAATGTATAGAGAAAATGTACTAATATATAggatttttcaaattcattttcaattttgaatgtAGAAATTATCAGCGTTCTTATCACCCTAAGTCATGTTTTTCAAAGATTAATTTCTGACTAGAGCTTACCAAATGCATCTGCCCAGTATAAACTGAACGTGATGTTTAATTTTCAGGACTTGTTAAATGGTGATGGTAGAAAAGAGAATTATGAACAGAATCTTGAGTGTAGTTCCTTTTTCCTTCCACGAGTGGCCTTTGAACTTTTCTCCAGTGTTAAATCCAGCATATTCCAAACACTTGGTGGAACTTCCATTTCAGGAGCATTTTCCTCATTGCCTACATTTGAAAAGGATAATGAATCAGATTATCCTGATAAGAAAGATTTGGAAACTTGTAATTTCTGCATTGAACCACATCCAACGGATGAGTTGCAATCTACTGAAGACAGAACTTCACATCCAGAAGTTATTAGGATCCATGACAAGAATGATTTTTCGCTTTCTTTAGAAAGCAACAATTCAAACCAGTTTAAGCagtttgatgttatagaaaatTGTTCTGAGGACCACCATTTTTTTGATGAGGGAAGAGGATTGTCAACATTGCAGGTTAGAAATCGATCCTATAGTGTGACATACTACGTTGATATATTGATAGGCTAACGATTTTCTTTGCTTTATAGGTAAAAAAAGGTTGGGTGAAAAAGGTTCAGCAAGAATGGAGCATCCTTGAGAAAAGTCTTCCTGGTACAtactttatctttctttcttttttattaatcacCCTGTTTTATATACTTATTTCTCCATAAGAAGCCTTTCTGTCGCAGTCGTTATTGTTATATGATGCTTAAACTCGAATTAGGAAGTTAAATGAGTCACCGTCACCGGAGACACTGGTCTCTTAGCCATTTTAAAAAGGAAATCCATTTTGAGTGACAAAATATATATGGCAAGATGGCATggtatatgttgttatattttttatccaTAGCCACAGCAGGACCTCAAAGaagtttaattgatgtagaatgtATGCATGTTTGTACTGAGAGACCTCAAAGATTTTATCTGGAAACAATCTTTAAATAAGTAACCTGAGTGTTAATTATTTGATATACTAATGAAAATGGAATTTGTTAAAGGGAAAATGCTTGTTGGCACGATGCACAACAAGCACGACCACCACACGACTGTTTGAAGCCGTTAGATGACTcatataagcttttttttttcctttttttacttATTGTAAAACTTCCGCTTATTTCTGCCATCACATTAATATGCATGTCGTCGAATTTCGTGTGGTTTATATGTCGTGCTGTATAGCACTTCCCTTTTTTAAAGTAAGCTTTAAATGTTCATAACAATTTCTATAAATGCACTTACAATCTCTATTGACCCAAACAGACTCTATTTATGTTCGTGTGTTTGAAGAAAGAATGGATCTCATGCGAGCAGTAATTGTTGGTGCATCTGGAACTCCGTATCATGACGggttgttcttctttgatataTGTTTCCCTCCAGAGTATCCTAACGAACCACCAGTAAGCTTTTAAGTGTAGTTTGCAGtgcttgtattttttttttacagcacCATTGTTTATAAGGCCCTTCACTTATGTTCAAGATCTCTAGATAAAAGCTCCAACTCTGAACAAACTCTAATGTTATCAATGTGATCTTTGAATGCAGATGGTGCACTACAATTCTGGCGGGCTCCGCTTAAATCCTAATTTATATGAATCAGGGAAAATCTGTCTGAGTCTCCTAAATACTTGGACAGGCGCAGGCTCTGAAGTGTGGAATCCTGGAACCTCCActattcttcaagttcttctctcaCTACAGGCTCTTGTCCTAAATGAGAAGCCTTACTTTAATGAGGCTGGATATGACCAACAAATAGGTAGAGCTGAGGGAGAGAAAAATTCTGTGAGCTATAATGAGAATGCTTTCCTTGTCACAGCCAAATCGATGCTGTATCTACTACGAAAGCCACCAAAGGTAAAATTACTACATCTATACTTTGGTTCCTCCCATGAAAATAAGGTTCATTTTTTATACAATTGTATGAATGAACTTGTAACTGATAATGATGTCTGATGCAGCATTTTGAGGCACTTGTGGAAGAGCACTTCGAAAAGCGCTCCAAACATATACTTTTGGCTTGTAAAGCATATCTTGAAGGTGCTTCCATTGGATGTGGAAAAACTGAACATGAAAACCAGAAGGGGACTTCTGCAGGATTTAAAATAATGCTTGCTAAGCTCTTCCCCAAGCTTGCAGAAGCCTTTTGTGATAAGGGAATTGATTCCAGTCAGTTTGTTGAGCTGCAAGAATAACTTATCTACTACATTAAGAGTAACTTTAATGTTTCCCGACCAATATATTCCAAACTTATGTGTGATATCAATATGTTTACATGTGTCTGTATCATATCAATTTTAAGCTTGTTGGAACACCAATCTCTTGATTTTGCACTTCTATGATTAGACGTTGTGGTGTGATTATGTATCATATAAAGGCTTGTCCATGTAACATGAAATAAGAGATACATTGATTGGAATGGTATGATTGATGTGTCTTTCCATCTGTTTAATGATGATATGTATGTTTTATGACATTTAAAGTAGTGTTGAAGAGTTGGTGAGGCATGATTCGGTAACTATTAACACATATATGTTGACCACTCTTGCAACCTTAGTTTCACATGTGATGTTATAATATTCCCCACACATGCTTGTTCATTCTCTTCAGAGATTGTTCTCAAAATTATCTCTGATTAAACAGATTAATGCACCCATCACCAATAATCTAAACAAGAACACGAGCCTTCTCTGAAATGATGGAAACGAAGCTTATCCCTAATAATTATCTCTCTATTTGTCACAACAGAGATGAACTTAATTGCCGAATGACAGTCTTCACATATCCTAAGGTTCTTGACAATCTTGAGCGCCGTTCCATGACTAGTTTTCATCAGCCCAAATGCTACTGCAAGCTTCTCACTATGGTGTCTGAGGGCATACtccctctcttcttcttccaactCGTGCATTGCTGATTCAGGAATTGGTGCATAACCCGCTTCCTTGCACCTCCATATCAACCCGTCCAAATACTGATAAATCTCATTGGTCTCAGGATGAGCCTTATCACCCATTCTAAAAAGATAAGTTTTATTGTTGACATCAATAGAGCTATAACCCGCTTGCTTTTTAATACCTCTTTGGATCATTACATTTCTAACAGATTCCACTCTATCCATTCTCCCAGCCAATGCATACATATTAGAAAGCAATACGTAATTGCTAGGATTCTCTGGCTCTAAAGAAATGAGATGTTGAGCAGCTTCCACCCCAAGATCATAATTCTTATGCATCTTGCAAGCACCAAGCATTGCAGTCCACACTGCCGGAACATGCTCCACAGGACAAAGTTCCTTGATGAATTGATATGCTTCAGTTAGCAACCCAGCCTTCCCAAGCATATCAACCATACAAACATGATGCTCCAGTCCAGGAACCAAACCATACTCTTCTCTCATGCTTGCAAAAACTTGTCTCCCTTCATGTATTAGCCCTGCATGAGCACATGCAGATAGAACAGCAACAAAAGTAACCGTATTAGGAACAAGCCccctttcttttttcatttcatagAAAAGCTCCATTGCTTCAACACCATAACCATGCATACCATACCCCGATATCATAGCCGTCCAAGCAATAACATTCCCTTCACTAATCGAATCAAAAACCGCACGCGCTCTTCTTACATCGCCACACCTCGAAAACATGTTTATCAACGACGTACCAAGAATCACATTGACACGAATCCCATTACTAACAATACTATCATACACCCAACACCCCAATTCAAGAGACCCAATCTGAGAACAAGCCGACGACACAGAAACAAAAGTTGCTGAATCAGGACAAACCCCCATTTCATTCATCTTCCGAAACAGTGTCATAGCTTCATTCGCAAGCCCGTTGTGTTCATAACCCGAAATCATCGTGTTCCAAGCAACAACACTTCGTTgaggcattttatcaaacaccttACGTGCAACACACAATGCACTCGATTTAGCATAAAAAGCAACAATTGCAGCTTGTACAAATGAATTAGAACCAAACCCAGAAACGAAAACATGAGAATGAAGAATGGTTCCTATTTTAAGAGCAGAAAGATGAGCACATGCTTTGAAAACGGAGGTGAAAGTGTAGGAAGAAGGTTTGTGAGGGGAAGAAAGCATACGACGGTAGAAAAAGATAGTGTCAAGGGAGAAACCGTGCTGGGAAGAGGCTTTGATGAGGGAATTAAAGAGGAAGGAATCGGGGTCGGTGACAGAGAGGAAGAGACGGCGGGTGTAGGCGATGGAACCGGCGGCGGAGGAGAGAGTGAGGAGTTTGGTGAGGAGGGCACGACTACGGTGACGACCTGAGACAATGAGATGAGCATGAGCTTGTTGGAGAGGTCGAATGTGTGGGCCAGCACGTATCACTGCTTCGTATTCTACAGATTTTGAtctttgtctttgtttttgCTCTTCCCGCCCGTTGTATTCttccattgaagaagaagaagaagaaagaaaagtagaaaaaaagttttttctagattaccttttaagaatggtgggtaatttaccaccgaccaatgaaaatgagcaatttgttgatggggtcaagatagttcatggatatcacttaaaaatgtgcttatttggctaatgtgtattggttggggtaaattatccaccattcttccatgggtaccctagttgttaccaagaaaaaaatatggttcTTTGTTTTAACACAAACTATGTGGAagattttgttggaattaaagAAAGGATCGTGCTAAGGTTTCCTCGACAAATTACTCCGTAGACTTAACTCTTGTCATTTACAAACGACGAACAAGAGTGTGACATATAATTATTCGTTGTTTGTAAATGACAAGTGTTAAGTACGTTTCTACACAAGAATTGCTGGTACGATATATGTTAAtggaaaatatttattataaaatattagcaAAAACACGTGAgtgcccgtctttccgctcCTCGTTAacaacg harbors:
- the LOC25493165 gene encoding pentatricopeptide repeat-containing protein At2g33760, which codes for MEEYNGREEQKQRQRSKSVEYEAVIRAGPHIRPLQQAHAHLIVSGRHRSRALLTKLLTLSSAAGSIAYTRRLFLSVTDPDSFLFNSLIKASSQHGFSLDTIFFYRRMLSSPHKPSSYTFTSVFKACAHLSALKIGTILHSHVFVSGFGSNSFVQAAIVAFYAKSSALCVARKVFDKMPQRSVVAWNTMISGYEHNGLANEAMTLFRKMNEMGVCPDSATFVSVSSACSQIGSLELGCWVYDSIVSNGIRVNVILGTSLINMFSRCGDVRRARAVFDSISEGNVIAWTAMISGYGMHGYGVEAMELFYEMKKERGLVPNTVTFVAVLSACAHAGLIHEGRQVFASMREEYGLVPGLEHHVCMVDMLGKAGLLTEAYQFIKELCPVEHVPAVWTAMLGACKMHKNYDLGVEAAQHLISLEPENPSNYVLLSNMYALAGRMDRVESVRNVMIQRGIKKQAGYSSIDVNNKTYLFRMGDKAHPETNEIYQYLDGLIWRCKEAGYAPIPESAMHELEEEEREYALRHHSEKLAVAFGLMKTSHGTALKIVKNLRICEDCHSAIKFISVVTNREIIIRDKLRFHHFREGSCSCLDYW
- the LOC25493164 gene encoding probable ubiquitin-conjugating enzyme E2 24, producing the protein MDAMSSDSEWETSSDSSSSEDQEEIDFQYGGQAQNILSSLEESIGKIDDFLSFERTFVHGDVVCSVSDPTGQMGRVTSVDLFVDLENEKGKLLKNVNSDKLSKIRSISEGDYVTKGPWLGRAQRVVDKVTVLFDDGAKSDIIALEREKVLPLTRKFPEDSQCPYYPGQRVKVKSSNASKSAGWLCGTWRDNQDEGTVCAVDASLVCVNWLASVLSGSNLAVDAPPGWQDSKNLTVLSCFSYTNWQLGDWCMVADQEEQTVQHAPTGSLTMEHSMTRGCKSQGRNLINSCIGEFFIIGKIKTKVDILWQNGEHSLGLDPESLLPVNVINTHEFWPHQFVLEKGVSYDPLKPSSKRWGVVQCVDAKEHTVKVQWKTVSMSKPNSLDGDKMEETVSAYELVEHPDYSCFYGDIMFKAAQKQFGYQADKETEKSGNDMNAEAALKNGNQMNYQDDFPDDCYLRCVGTVIGFKDGDVEVKLATGFTTKVAPYEIFRIDKHEGTTVTPAPQEMIERGSQPSDKKGKDLLNGDGRKENYEQNLECSSFFLPRVAFELFSSVKSSIFQTLGGTSISGAFSSLPTFEKDNESDYPDKKDLETCNFCIEPHPTDELQSTEDRTSHPEVIRIHDKNDFSLSLESNNSNQFKQFDVIENCSEDHHFFDEGRGLSTLQVKKGWVKKVQQEWSILEKSLPDSIYVRVFEERMDLMRAVIVGASGTPYHDGLFFFDICFPPEYPNEPPMVHYNSGGLRLNPNLYESGKICLSLLNTWTGAGSEVWNPGTSTILQVLLSLQALVLNEKPYFNEAGYDQQIGRAEGEKNSVSYNENAFLVTAKSMLYLLRKPPKHFEALVEEHFEKRSKHILLACKAYLEGASIGCGKTEHENQKGTSAGFKIMLAKLFPKLAEAFCDKGIDSSQFVELQE